The Denitrificimonas caeni genome has a segment encoding these proteins:
- a CDS encoding DUF6746 family protein, whose amino-acid sequence MKNLIKGAVLAVSLAVAGVAVADAERPDHFKGVASPDLQTAVANFSEYNNRLETALAAELTNENLQAIHELTYTLENALEKINSELEELAETLEEVHIASETYKRDDLQKVAPVYLETARIIVK is encoded by the coding sequence ATGAAAAACTTAATCAAGGGTGCAGTACTAGCGGTTAGCTTGGCAGTTGCAGGGGTTGCCGTTGCCGATGCTGAACGTCCAGATCACTTTAAAGGCGTGGCATCACCTGACCTGCAAACTGCAGTAGCAAACTTTTCTGAGTACAATAATCGTCTTGAAACAGCACTGGCTGCTGAGTTGACCAATGAAAACCTGCAGGCTATCCATGAGCTGACCTACACTTTAGAAAATGCTCTGGAAAAAATTAACAGCGAGCTAGAAGAGCTGGCTGAAACATTAGAAGAGGTGCATATCGCCTCAGAAACCTACAAGCGTGATGACTTGCAGAAAGTTGCGCCGGTTTACTTAGAAACCGCACGTATCATCGTTAAGTAA
- a CDS encoding MarR family transcriptional regulator → MYEQHRFGMQLTQLSRAWRAELDRRLAELGLSQARWLVLLHLARDKALPTQGELACSVGVENPTLARLLDALEAQQLIERQTDEQDRRVKKIALTDAAIPLIAEIEVIATGLRREIFAGLTEQDIQTCQQIHAQMLANLEKNT, encoded by the coding sequence ATGTATGAACAGCACCGTTTTGGAATGCAGCTCACGCAATTATCCCGTGCGTGGCGTGCTGAACTGGATAGGCGCTTAGCTGAGCTTGGACTGTCTCAAGCACGCTGGTTAGTATTACTGCACTTGGCGCGGGACAAGGCTCTGCCCACGCAAGGTGAGTTGGCCTGCAGTGTTGGTGTTGAAAATCCCACCTTAGCTCGATTGCTAGATGCCTTAGAGGCACAGCAGCTCATCGAGCGGCAAACAGATGAGCAGGATCGTCGGGTTAAAAAAATTGCCCTGACCGACGCGGCAATCCCCTTAATTGCAGAAATCGAAGTGATTGCCACTGGATTACGCCGAGAAATTTTCGCGGGTTTGACTGAGCAAGACATTCAAACCTGTCAGCAAATACATGCGCAAATGTTGGCAAATTTAGAAAAGAATACATGA
- a CDS encoding DHA2 family efflux MFS transporter permease subunit yields MKRDLASLNARFGALYRVWLLGVLMLGSMVMVLSSTSINVALPAIMDEFSMGRPLAQWLATGFLAAMTAGLLLAAWAQAKFGSRLTVQFSIGLFVVCSVLALMATAGWQLIILRILQGGSAGIIQPLATVLIFRVYAGGGRGAALGMYGLGLMIAPSIGPTVGGYLVDHFGWMSAFWLPLPVCFVLMLAGHWLLPDEQNPNSRRLDVLSFVMLTTAIFAGLAAISEGPRYAWGDWRVVTLALITAACALVFFIRTLRSKKPILHLRLWRLAAFRRASWVALALGLGLYGSTYLIPLFLQTINGYSAGDAGVLLLPAGILLGLASFASGWLCDRIAIVWLLCAGLFLFALSAVWYGIWGASSGFLWLCVIASLGRMGIGLIMPALSMASLDSLTVDELPYGAGAVTFVRQLGGAFGINLLTVYLEWQYKSLGGDFVAETLAFERTFIVLGLAFLLALWPAWRLRKLPKPNKKSAV; encoded by the coding sequence ATGAAACGAGATCTTGCCAGTTTAAACGCACGTTTTGGCGCCCTGTACCGTGTCTGGTTATTAGGTGTACTGATGTTGGGCAGCATGGTAATGGTGTTGTCCTCGACCAGCATTAACGTGGCACTACCGGCCATTATGGATGAGTTTAGTATGGGCCGTCCGCTGGCGCAGTGGTTGGCAACGGGTTTTCTCGCGGCAATGACTGCAGGCTTATTGCTGGCAGCTTGGGCACAGGCTAAGTTTGGCTCGCGCTTAACAGTGCAGTTCAGTATCGGTTTGTTTGTCGTATGCTCAGTGCTGGCGTTGATGGCCACCGCGGGTTGGCAACTGATTATCTTGCGTATTTTGCAAGGGGGCTCTGCGGGCATTATTCAGCCATTAGCAACAGTGCTTATTTTTCGCGTGTATGCCGGCGGTGGGCGTGGCGCAGCTTTAGGTATGTACGGCCTTGGCTTAATGATTGCACCGAGTATTGGGCCGACAGTGGGTGGTTATTTAGTCGATCATTTTGGTTGGATGTCTGCGTTCTGGTTACCTTTACCCGTATGTTTTGTGTTGATGCTAGCGGGGCATTGGCTCCTACCTGATGAGCAAAATCCCAACTCGAGACGCTTGGATGTGCTGTCTTTTGTCATGCTGACGACCGCCATCTTTGCTGGTCTTGCGGCTATTTCTGAAGGGCCACGGTATGCCTGGGGTGATTGGCGCGTTGTGACGCTTGCGCTGATTACTGCAGCCTGTGCACTGGTGTTTTTTATTCGCACGCTGCGCAGTAAAAAGCCCATTTTGCATTTGCGTTTATGGCGTTTGGCTGCTTTTCGACGTGCCAGCTGGGTAGCCTTGGCGTTAGGCTTAGGTCTGTATGGCTCGACCTATTTAATCCCATTATTTCTGCAAACTATCAACGGCTACAGCGCTGGTGACGCTGGGGTGTTGTTATTGCCGGCAGGTATTTTGCTTGGCTTAGCTTCCTTTGCGAGCGGCTGGCTGTGTGACCGCATCGCTATTGTTTGGCTGTTGTGTGCAGGCTTATTTCTCTTTGCCTTGTCAGCTGTGTGGTATGGCATTTGGGGGGCTAGCAGCGGTTTTTTATGGTTGTGTGTGATTGCCAGCTTAGGGCGCATGGGTATTGGCTTGATTATGCCAGCGTTGAGCATGGCTTCTTTGGACAGTCTCACTGTCGATGAGTTGCCCTATGGTGCTGGCGCTGTGACCTTTGTGCGGCAGTTGGGTGGGGCTTTTGGGATTAACTTATTAACCGTGTATCTAGAGTGGCAATATAAGTCGTTGGGCGGTGACTTTGTGGCCGAAACTCTGGCGTTTGAGCGTACTTTTATCGTGCTGGGCTTGGCTTTTCTACTGGCGTTATGGCCTGCGTGGCGCCTACGCAAGCTGCC